A single Lactuca sativa cultivar Salinas chromosome 8, Lsat_Salinas_v11, whole genome shotgun sequence DNA region contains:
- the LOC128127937 gene encoding receptor-like protein 46 — translation MLHSSVPIMPNLLELDLSVNQFKNIEDVGIWRQCHLKQLFALRNPFEIERIDPPQNVSECSQYALERLDLSGCLNGTIPEALGRLTNLRVLSVWNSSLTGPIPESLGRLRYLEELYLSDNRLIGPIPTFLGNLCTLDLSYNQLNGSIPESFRNLAALKSLYLGSNQLTGPIPASLGRLVSLQAISMSSNLLNGTIPVSIGQLAKLISLDISVNSLEGVVSEAHFANLSMLMYLYVSSNTKLTFNVSCEWIPPFQLRILQLGSCNITNGFPQWLRNQRALKVLVLSNASISGPVPTWLREMPVIYFLDLSHNKLNEPLTNLPNGKNVCEKYVVYVEALILVNNIFNESIPRSLCRRTDLRYLDLSRNRLTGRIPKCLQNLQELQNLILSSNLPSGVIPSHIGLKHSYLYWLKLNDNKFTGKLPRELGNLRSLRVLDVGDNQLFGNIPHWIGEKLTDLMVLRLHGNKFTGEIPESLCKMSKLQILDVAYNNLRGNIPHCLQELNAMVKGAEKQYNVIFDLNENVIQVMKGVDLEYTTNWDIVFNMDLSSNKLVGVIPVELTALCMLLGLNLSNNHLSGMIPESIGNMMKLESLDLSGNELTGMIPPSMADLNFLSHLNLSHNNLSGRIPTGHQLQTLNDDPSIYAGNKDLHGPPLPNNCLNHQDPTTSALKKKHKAAGKLMKVWWFYLDIMSGFATGFWGVIGVLLLKKHWRHKIFMFAEETMDRIYIAVVVTIAKMKRGREAA, via the coding sequence ATGCTGCATTCTTCGGTTCCTATTATGCCTAACCTTCTAGAGCTTGATCTTTCTGTTAACCAGTTTAAGAATATTGAGGATGTTGGAATCTGGAGACAGTGTCACCTGAAACAGTTGTTTGCATTGAGGAATCCTTTTGAAATAGAAAGGATTGACCCACCGCAAAACGTTTCAGAATGCTCCCAATATGCTTTGGAGCGGTTGGATTTAAGTGGGTGTTTGAATGGTACGATTCCAGAAGCACTTGGAAGACTAACCAATTTGAGAGTCTTAAGTGTATGGAATAGCAGTTTGACAGGTCCAATCCCCGAATCTCTAGGAAGATTAAGATATTTAGAAGAATTATATTTATCTGATAACCGGTTAATCGGTCCCATTCCTACATTCCTTGGGAATCTTTGCACACTTGACCTTTCTTATAACCAATTGAATGGTTCAATTCCAGAATCCTTTAGAAATCTTGCAGCTTTAAAATCTTTGTATCTAGGATCCAATCAGTTAACAGGTCCCATCCCAGCATCTCTAGGAAGACTTGTTTCCTTACAAGCAATCTCGATGTCTTCAAATTTGTTAAATGGGACTATTCCCGTCTCAATTGGGCAGCTTGCCAAACTCATTTCACTAGATATCTCAGTCAATTCCTTAGAAGGAGTAGTTTCCGAAGCCCATTTTGCTAACCTTTCCATGTTGATGTACTTGTATGTTTCTTCTAACACCAAGTTAACATTCAATGTTTCATGTGAGTGGATTCCTCCATTCCAATTGAGAATTCTTCAACTCGGTTCTTGCAATATTACAAATGGATTTCCGCAGTGGCTTCGAAATCAAAGGGCACTTAAGGTGTTAGTGTTGTCCAATGCTTCAATTTCTGGACCTGTGCCCACATGGTTGCGGGAGATGCCTGTCATTTATTTCTTAGATCTCTCTCACAACAAACTCAATGAACCTTTGACAAACCTTCCTAATGGAAAAAATGTCTGTGAGAAATATGTGGTATATGTAGAGGCATTAATACTAGTAAATAACATTTTCAACGAGTCGATTCCAAGGTCACTGTGCAGAAGGACAGATTTAAGATATCTTGACCTTTCCAGAAATAGGTTAACAGGGAGAATTCCCAAGTGTCTCCAGAATCTCCAAGAGTTGCAAAACCTGATATTAAGCTCGAATCTGCCTTCAGGTGTCATTCCAAGCCATATAGGTCTCAAGCATTCATATTTGTATTGGTTAAAACTGAACGACAATAAGTTCACTGGTAAACTTCCCCGAGAATTGGGAAATTTACGATCTTTAAGAGTGTTAGATGTGGGTGATAATCAACTGTTCGGAAACATACCCCATTGGATCGGAGAAAAGCTGACAGATTTGATGGTTTTAAGATTACACGGGAATAAATTCACTGGGGAAATTCCAGAATCTTTGTGCAAAATGTCGAAACTTCAAATTTTGGATGTTGCATACAACAACTTAAGGGGAAACATCCCTCATTGCCTACAAGAGTTGAATGCAATGGTGAAGGGTGCAGAAAAGCAGTATAATGTCATTTTTGATCTCAACGAGAATGTGATTCAGGTGATGAAAGGTGTTGATCTTGAATATACAACAAATTGGGATATAGTTTTCAACATGGACCTTTCAAGCAATAAACTTGTTGGAGTAATACCTGTCGAGCTAACTGCACTTTGTATGTTGTTGGGTCTCAATTTGTCCAATAATCATCTCAGTGGGATGATTCCAGAAAGCATTGGAAACATGATGAAGTTAGAATCTCTTGATTTATCTGGAAACGAGTTGACCGGGATGATCCCTCCAAGCATGGCAGATTTGAATTTTTTGAGTCATTTgaatttgtcacacaacaacttgtCAGGAAGAATTCCAACAGGCCATCAGTTGCAGACCCTTAATGATGATCCATCAATATATGCTGGGAACAAAGATCTCCATGGACCTCCATTGCCAAACAATTGCTTAAATCATCAAGACCCAACGACATCAGCTCTCAAGAAGAAACATAAAGCAGCTGGCAAGTTGATGAAGGTATGGTGGTTTTACCTGGACATCATGAGTGGATTTGCAACAGGGTTTTGGGGTGTTATTGGAGTTCTGCTGTTGAAGAAGCACTGGAGACACAAGATTTTCATGTTTGCTGAGGAAACCATGGACAGGATATACATTGCAGTCGTGGTAACAATTGCCAAGATGAAGAGAGGAAGAGAAGCCGCATAG
- the LOC128127938 gene encoding receptor-like protein EIX1, whose amino-acid sequence MYVPGFHQLNDVVSCCLWERIHCDSLTGTVDSLTGTAVDSLNLRGDFGEGGSYLVGNEVNSSLAELRHLKYLDLSQNFYQGSRIPEFIGSFKELRYLNLSYACFQGIIPPHIGNLSNLKVLDLSSNYNLTSDDMSWTFGLPSLKHLDLSWVDLGGAKNMDMMLYNLCSLKELSLRGCGLSNVHLGPSLNSSRILANIKRLDLGSNSFKGPLPGFFRNMTSLTFLDLSKFNLSLAWNFANVLNMIRSLSELHLSLCGLDKTFLSSAHFNITMLSNIQHLDLSWNSIEGIFPSVFSNMSSLRVHL is encoded by the coding sequence TAACGATGTTGTAAGTTGTTGCCTGTGGGAAAGAATCCACTGTGACAGTCTCACTGGAACCGTTGACAGTCTCACTGGAACCGCCGTTGACAGCCTCAATCTCAGAGGAGATTTTGGTGAAGGAGGGAGCTATTTAGTTGGTAATGAGGTGAACTCTTCTTTGGCTGAGTTGAGGCATCTCAAGTACCTGGACTTGAGTCAGAATTTTTATCAAGGAAGCCGGATCCCTGAGTTCATTGGATCCTTCAAAGAGCTGAGATATCTCAATCTCTCTTATGCTTGTTTTCAAGGTATTATTCCTCCTCACATTGGAAATCTTTCTAATTTAAAGGTTTTGGATCTCAGTTCAAATTATAATCTAACATCGGATGATATGTCATGGACTTTTGGCCTTCCATCACTCAAGCATCTCGATTTGAGTTGGGTGGATCTTGGCGGAGCAAAAAACATGGACATGATGCTTTACAATCTTTGTTCATTAAAAGAGTTAAGTTTGCGTGGTTGTGGACTTTCCAATGTGCATCTTGGTCCTTCTCTTAATTCGAGTAGAATTCTTGCCAACATAAAACGCCTTGATCTTGGCTCTAATTCTTTCAAAGGCCCACTCCCTGGATTCTTccgaaacatgacatccctaaCATTCCTAGATCTTTCTAAATTTAATCTTAGTTTGGCATGGAACTTTGCAAACGTGCTAAACATGATCCGTTCTTTATCAGAGCTGCATTTGTCACTTTGTGGGCTTGATAAGACTTTTCTATCTTCCGCTCATTTTAATATCACTATGCTTTCTAACATCCAACACCTGGATCTTAGCTGGAATTCAATTGAAGGCATATTTCCATCTGTTTTCAGTAATATGAGTTCCTTAAGAGTCCATCTCTGA